Proteins found in one Onychomys torridus chromosome 21, mOncTor1.1, whole genome shotgun sequence genomic segment:
- the Madcam1 gene encoding LOW QUALITY PROTEIN: mucosal addressin cell adhesion molecule 1 (The sequence of the model RefSeq protein was modified relative to this genomic sequence to represent the inferred CDS: deleted 1 base in 1 codon) produces the protein MESSLVLLLALAMAPFQLGSGQSLHVDPPDPVVAVAKGTSLQLNCSLPCDEGVAQAQWRGLDTDLGNVQNLPGSSTLSIHGLLTDADTRLCVGSCGGRSFQHSVQIIVYAFPDQLVVSWSGQDQEVSCTAHNIWPPGPDILSFTLLLGDQRLEGAQALEPEQEEETQEAEGTPLLRVTQRWLLPSLETPGPPALYCQVTMQLPNLVLTHKRGLAVPQSRTSPEPPTTTSAKPYILTSSHTTEASSTGAPNSTTLPAAPPRPTFSPRTLRSAGTCYPEIHQDQKAVWQLLCEAPCGPGVTVHWLLAPGNLAAYHKREAGAQAWLSVPPPGPIPEGWFQCRLDPGGQVASLYVSSQVFPKPSSDITLWIGSLVLGLLALAFLAYRLWKRYRPSVPPDTSSCTLL, from the exons atggagtccagcctggtcctCCTGCTGGCCCTGGCCATGGCGCCCTTCCAGCTTGGCAGTG GCCAGTCCCTCCATGTGGATCCCCCAGAtcctgtggtggctgtggccaAAGGCACATCCCTCCAGCTCAACTGCAGCCTGCCCTGTGACGAGGGTGTAGCCCAGGCACAGTGGCGTGGCCTGGACACCGACCTGGGCAATGTGCAGAACCTCCCAGGCAGCAGCACCCTCTCCATACATGGCCTTCTGACAGACGCTGACACACGTTTGTGTGTGGGCTCCTGTGGAGGCCGAAGCTTCCAGCACTCTGTGCAGATCATTGTGTACG CCTTCCCAGACCAGCTGGTGGTGTCTTGGTCAGGACAGGACCAAGAGGTGTCCTGCACGGCCCACAACATCTGGCCCCCAGGCCCAGACATTCTCTCCTTCACCCTGCTACTGGGAGACCAGAGACTGGAGGGGGCCCAGGCCCTGGAACCAGAGCAAGAGGAGGAGACCCAGGAGGCCGAGGGCACGCCACTGCTCCGAGTGACACAGCGCTGGCTACTACCCTCCCTGGAGACCCCTGGCCCTCCCGCCCTCTACTGCCAGGTCACCATGCAGCTGCCCAACCTGGTGCTAACCCACAAAAGGGGCCTTGCAG TCCCACAGAGCCGGACCTCACCAgagccccccaccaccacctctgccaAGCCCTACATCCTGACCTCATCACACACTACTGAGGCCAGTTCCACTGGGGCT CCCAACAGCACAACCCTGCCGGCTGCCCCTCCTCGTCCCACATTTAGCCCTAGGACTCTGCGCTCCGCTGGAACTTGCTATCCCGAGATCCACCAGGACCAGAAGGCCGTCTGGCAGCTGCTCTGTGAGGCACCCTGTGGGCCTGGAGTGACTGTGCactggctcctggctcctggcaACCTGGCAGCCTACCACAAGAGGGAGGCCGGGGCTCAGGCATGGCTAAGCGTGCCTCCCCCAGGTCCCATTCCTGAGGGCTGGTTCCAGTGCCGCCTGGACCCCGGGGGGCAGGTAGCCAGTCTGTATGTCTCCAGTCAGGTGTTCCCAAAACCCT CCTCCGACATCACCCTATGGATTGGCAGCTTGGTGTTGGGGCTGCTCGCGCTGGCCTTCCTTGCCTACCGCCTGTGGAAACGCTACCGGCCAAGTGTTCCCCCAGACACCAGCTCGTGCACACTCCTGTGA